In Vibrio bathopelagicus, one DNA window encodes the following:
- a CDS encoding GGDEF domain-containing protein, translated as MTLEAYILNVGIYSIFPLYFATLKNRVRTAAFYNYLSIVLLVGGLAGAVYSFPLSEALSISGGNIAYGAFMMSTIMLIIIERDFSTFKHMFRLVVVVDLIAFVGFNFMAWLLESEYVLNPFAIPFSIFDVSLKVLVLGGFLILLEILLLMFIFTQVSKFLSNLPALAFIYTLAFVFILCLDGAVFPLLAFGLSPQIVPIIFGNILGKLLIAACYSVPMLIFYFLFRGDFAKFVSSPLSIKDLTKAPRKELLATLYQYELRDEQLQREKQDLTKIALFDELTSLSNRRKFNQTFESEWARCEREGQTLTLVIGDIDFFKQYNDAYGHHQGDVCLKQVAKLWKQIFNRPSDLAARIGGEEFAIILPNSSIEQSRARLNSFLTVLHSQPIPHRSSPIASHVTMSLGAAECVPTKSTSPNDLFMLADKRLYKAKNSGRNQVIVD; from the coding sequence ATGACGTTAGAAGCATATATTCTCAATGTAGGAATATACTCAATTTTCCCATTGTATTTTGCTACGTTAAAAAACCGTGTGCGTACAGCTGCATTTTATAACTATCTTAGTATTGTGCTTTTAGTGGGAGGGCTTGCTGGTGCCGTTTATTCCTTTCCTTTATCCGAAGCTTTAAGTATTTCAGGCGGAAATATTGCTTACGGTGCATTCATGATGAGCACTATAATGCTCATTATTATTGAGCGAGATTTTAGCACTTTTAAACACATGTTTCGGTTAGTAGTGGTTGTGGATTTGATTGCCTTTGTTGGTTTTAACTTTATGGCTTGGTTGCTGGAATCGGAATATGTGTTGAACCCTTTTGCAATCCCTTTCAGTATCTTTGACGTGTCGTTGAAAGTTCTTGTTCTTGGAGGGTTTTTGATTCTCCTCGAAATATTGTTATTGATGTTTATTTTTACACAAGTGAGTAAGTTCCTTTCCAACTTACCAGCGTTGGCATTCATCTACACGCTAGCATTTGTTTTTATCCTTTGTTTGGATGGAGCAGTGTTTCCTCTTTTAGCTTTTGGCCTAAGCCCGCAAATCGTTCCTATCATATTCGGAAATATACTGGGTAAGTTGTTGATTGCGGCCTGCTATAGTGTGCCAATGCTGATCTTCTACTTTTTGTTTAGGGGGGATTTTGCCAAGTTTGTTAGTTCGCCACTATCCATAAAGGATTTGACTAAAGCTCCTAGAAAAGAGTTGCTGGCAACATTGTATCAATATGAGTTGCGTGATGAGCAGTTGCAGAGAGAAAAACAAGATCTCACAAAGATTGCACTTTTTGATGAGCTAACCTCACTCTCCAATAGACGTAAATTTAATCAAACGTTTGAGTCTGAATGGGCTAGATGTGAACGCGAAGGGCAAACTTTAACCTTGGTGATCGGTGATATTGATTTTTTCAAGCAATATAATGATGCGTATGGCCACCATCAAGGAGATGTTTGCCTTAAACAAGTCGCAAAGTTATGGAAGCAAATTTTCAATCGTCCGTCAGACCTTGCTGCTCGCATAGGAGGCGAGGAATTTGCCATTATATTGCCAAACTCATCTATAGAGCAAAGCAGAGCTCGTCTTAATTCATTCTTAACGGTTTTGCACAGTCAGCCGATTCCTCATCGTTCCTCACCTATTGCTTCTCATGTAACGATGAGCCTAGGTGCAGCGGAATGCGTTCCGACGAAAAGCACATCGCCAAATGATCTGTTTATGCTTGCTGATAAGCGCCTTTACAAAGCAAAGAATAGCGGGAGAAATCAGGTTATTGTCGATTGA
- a CDS encoding phosphatase, with amino-acid sequence MELKVDTHTHTYASGHAYSTLIENAKSAKQNGLAMFCTTDHSESMPGAPHYWFFSNQRVLPRFIEDVAIIRGVESNIMNTQGEIDIHPSVDKNLDWVIASFHEPVFRPSDVATHTEALLNVIKGGRIDALGHLGNPNFDFDFEAVIQCAAEHNVAIEINNTTLKGNSRVGSVDRCYEIARIAKAKGAFITTGSDAHFCVDVGGLDLVSSLLDEVGVDSSKVITHSPQQFLAFLLLRGRQSIVEFSAFE; translated from the coding sequence ATGGAACTTAAAGTAGACACCCACACCCACACATACGCAAGTGGTCATGCTTACAGCACGCTGATCGAAAACGCGAAATCGGCGAAGCAAAACGGTTTAGCTATGTTTTGTACTACCGACCATTCCGAGTCTATGCCGGGCGCGCCACATTATTGGTTCTTCAGCAATCAGCGTGTGCTTCCTCGTTTTATTGAAGACGTTGCCATCATCCGTGGTGTTGAGTCGAACATCATGAATACACAGGGCGAAATTGATATTCATCCGAGTGTCGATAAGAACTTAGATTGGGTGATTGCCAGTTTTCATGAGCCTGTTTTTCGCCCATCGGATGTTGCTACCCATACAGAAGCGCTCCTGAATGTGATTAAAGGTGGTCGTATTGATGCACTTGGTCACTTAGGAAATCCTAATTTTGATTTCGATTTTGAAGCTGTGATTCAATGCGCGGCAGAACATAACGTAGCAATCGAAATTAATAACACCACGCTTAAAGGCAATAGCCGTGTTGGCAGCGTTGACCGTTGTTACGAGATCGCAAGAATTGCTAAAGCGAAAGGTGCGTTTATTACTACCGGTAGCGATGCGCATTTCTGTGTAGATGTGGGCGGTTTGGATCTCGTGTCTTCATTACTTGATGAGGTGGGCGTAGATTCGAGTAAGGTGATTACCCATTCGCCACAGCAATTCCTAGCCTTTTTGTTATTGCGCGGTCGCCAATCTATCGTCGAGTTTTCGGCATTTGAGTAA
- a CDS encoding cytochrome b562: MKTRSILLSGLIAASLLSGNAFANIDLKKNMQEMKLAFKQAAEAQNIEEMQKPIVRIDTLVAELKTGVYPIEKEEHFMEGFKKISASIDSIEQKLDQGEFESAQQELRTIDGLREEYHEKRNPSIWSKIFG; the protein is encoded by the coding sequence ATGAAAACTCGCTCAATCCTGTTATCTGGCTTAATCGCTGCTTCGCTATTGTCTGGCAACGCTTTTGCTAATATTGACCTTAAGAAAAACATGCAAGAAATGAAGCTTGCATTCAAACAAGCGGCAGAAGCTCAAAACATTGAAGAGATGCAAAAGCCTATCGTACGTATTGACACGCTAGTTGCTGAGCTCAAAACGGGTGTTTACCCAATTGAGAAAGAAGAACACTTCATGGAAGGTTTCAAAAAGATCAGCGCATCAATTGATAGCATTGAGCAGAAGCTAGACCAGGGTGAATTTGAATCAGCACAGCAAGAGCTTCGTACTATCGACGGCCTTCGTGAAGAGTATCACGAGAAGCGTAATCCAAGCATTTGGAGCAAGATATTCGGTTAA
- a CDS encoding PepSY-associated TM helix domain-containing protein, producing the protein MLRNESQNTAKAQANSQSKSSVKTKDRNKTLYFLTWRWHFYAGLFVIPFMLMLSITGLVMLFDDEIELAFHQDAIEIAVSGEPIKVSQQLAAVQNQYPQGSVTQFVPSKAPDLANRFSVALEDGTSVFATVNQYTGEVVGEIPRSDSLYQLANDIHGTLLIGDWGDYLIEVAISLSILLLVSGIYLWLPRDNASYAGFLKLRFASGTRVLMRDLHANIGGTLSFILLLFILSGLSWTGFWGGKLVQAWSTFPAQMWDDIPLSNETHASLNHGSEEEMPWNLEQTPLPLSQDKSAEHVHHAVEATESHDHSKMGEDHSQHVLSASNFSIDDVIAKAQSLGFTQYKVNFPRSESGVYTVAANTMGGDIIDPTRDRTTHLDQYSGRILGEVTWQDYNLFAKTLAVGISLHQGDISIINKLLNALFCLAFIVVSVTGGVMWWMRRPSGQRKLGTPPKFGDAGLWKAGLVTVVVISVLFPLAGATIVAAMLLDWLLFSRVERFKTALS; encoded by the coding sequence ATGTTGAGAAATGAATCTCAAAATACTGCGAAAGCACAAGCTAATTCGCAGTCTAAAAGCAGTGTAAAAACGAAAGATCGCAATAAAACTCTCTACTTCCTCACTTGGCGTTGGCACTTCTATGCTGGGCTATTCGTTATCCCATTCATGTTGATGCTGAGTATTACTGGTTTGGTGATGCTGTTTGACGATGAAATCGAACTTGCTTTCCATCAAGACGCGATTGAAATTGCGGTATCGGGCGAACCGATCAAGGTGTCACAACAATTAGCTGCCGTACAAAATCAATACCCACAAGGTTCGGTGACACAATTTGTACCGAGTAAAGCGCCTGATCTGGCCAACCGTTTTTCGGTAGCACTTGAAGACGGAACGTCCGTTTTCGCCACGGTGAATCAATACACTGGCGAAGTGGTAGGAGAAATCCCGCGTAGCGATAGCCTTTATCAGCTCGCGAATGATATTCACGGAACACTACTGATTGGCGATTGGGGTGATTACCTCATTGAGGTTGCAATCAGCTTGTCGATCCTTCTGTTAGTAAGTGGAATCTATTTATGGCTTCCTCGAGACAACGCGAGCTACGCTGGTTTTCTTAAGCTTAGATTTGCTTCAGGAACACGTGTATTAATGCGTGATTTGCATGCGAACATCGGTGGAACACTGTCATTCATTCTTCTGTTGTTTATTCTCTCGGGATTATCATGGACAGGTTTTTGGGGCGGTAAGCTAGTGCAAGCATGGAGTACTTTTCCTGCTCAGATGTGGGACGACATTCCTTTGTCTAACGAAACGCATGCTTCTTTAAATCACGGTTCTGAAGAGGAAATGCCTTGGAACCTAGAGCAAACGCCATTGCCTTTATCTCAAGATAAGTCCGCCGAACACGTACATCACGCAGTAGAGGCGACTGAATCTCATGATCACTCCAAGATGGGTGAGGATCATTCTCAGCATGTGTTATCCGCCAGTAATTTCTCTATTGATGATGTGATAGCAAAAGCTCAATCCCTTGGTTTTACGCAATATAAAGTCAATTTCCCGCGTTCAGAGTCGGGCGTTTACACCGTGGCTGCGAATACTATGGGAGGCGACATCATCGACCCAACCCGAGATCGCACGACTCACCTCGATCAATATTCAGGACGCATTCTAGGAGAGGTAACATGGCAAGATTACAATTTATTCGCCAAAACTTTAGCCGTTGGTATTTCTCTGCACCAAGGTGACATCAGCATCATCAACAAGCTTCTAAACGCGTTGTTCTGTTTGGCATTCATTGTGGTGTCGGTGACTGGTGGAGTAATGTGGTGGATGCGCAGACCTTCTGGCCAAAGAAAGCTGGGGACGCCACCGAAGTTTGGTGATGCAGGCTTATGGAAAGCAGGCTTAGTGACTGTGGTTGTTATTTCGGTACTGTTTCCACTCGCGGGTGCAACGATTGTGGCTGCAATGCTATTGGATTGGTTACTGTTTTCACGCGTTGAGAGATTCAAGACCGCATTGAGTTAA
- the gloA2 gene encoding SMU1112c/YaeR family gloxylase I-like metalloprotein, with protein MLEGIHHAAIICSDYEVSKRFYTEVLKLEVLAENYREARQSYKLDLALPNGAQIELFSFPKAPERPSFPEAQGLRHLAFCVDDVQHVKSYLEEQGIEVEPIRVDEFTGKSFTFFADPDGLPLELYQI; from the coding sequence ATGCTCGAAGGAATACACCACGCCGCCATTATTTGTTCAGACTACGAAGTCTCTAAACGCTTTTATACGGAAGTTTTAAAGCTTGAAGTGCTTGCAGAGAATTATCGTGAAGCGCGCCAGTCGTACAAGCTTGACTTAGCACTGCCTAATGGCGCTCAAATAGAATTATTCAGCTTCCCTAAGGCACCTGAAAGACCAAGCTTTCCTGAAGCTCAAGGGCTGAGACATTTGGCCTTTTGTGTTGATGACGTTCAACATGTCAAAAGCTACTTGGAAGAACAAGGCATTGAAGTCGAACCGATTCGAGTTGATGAATTTACGGGGAAATCATTTACGTTTTTCGCAGACCCGGATGGCCTGCCGTTAGAGCTTTATCAAATCTAG
- a CDS encoding LysR family transcriptional regulator has product MINPKLIALLPDLASFILVVNEGSFTAAAKQLGVTPSALSKLITRLEKALSVKLFERTTRTLIITQAGQLVYDQSVVMISAAQQAVELSTSDHTEPAGSITVAAPEAFLNSVLQPFVGPFLTQYPEIQLKLRAADGDIDILRQGIDIAFRLTDKPDESLVLRELGKTNLVLCASPDYLDAKGIPKHPTELSEHDCLYLAETDKDHIWDFLKDDEFYTVPVSGRYAVNHSQMRLKGVKEGLGVGIFHDFVIQDALAEGSVVQVLEDWTIKSNYHGAIAMQFAQTKYMPARLRVFIDYAMEHLGDKLAGEIN; this is encoded by the coding sequence ATGATTAACCCAAAACTCATCGCCCTACTTCCCGATCTCGCCTCGTTTATCTTAGTTGTGAATGAAGGTAGCTTTACCGCCGCAGCAAAGCAGCTAGGCGTGACACCTTCAGCGTTGAGTAAACTGATCACACGTTTAGAAAAAGCGCTCTCAGTGAAGTTATTTGAACGCACCACTCGTACATTGATCATCACGCAGGCAGGCCAGTTGGTGTACGACCAAAGCGTGGTTATGATTAGTGCCGCGCAACAAGCGGTTGAGCTGTCTACCTCCGACCATACTGAACCTGCCGGCTCTATAACAGTAGCGGCGCCAGAAGCCTTCTTGAACTCCGTACTGCAGCCTTTCGTTGGTCCATTCTTAACTCAGTATCCAGAGATTCAACTCAAGCTAAGGGCGGCTGATGGCGACATCGACATATTACGCCAAGGCATCGACATTGCGTTTCGCCTTACCGACAAACCTGACGAGAGTTTGGTATTGAGAGAGCTCGGGAAAACAAACCTCGTGTTATGTGCGAGCCCCGACTATCTAGATGCCAAAGGAATTCCTAAGCACCCTACCGAGCTTTCTGAGCACGACTGCTTATATCTTGCAGAAACAGATAAAGACCACATTTGGGATTTCCTTAAAGATGATGAGTTTTACACTGTACCCGTCAGCGGACGTTACGCTGTGAACCACTCTCAGATGCGATTGAAAGGCGTTAAAGAAGGGCTTGGTGTGGGTATTTTCCATGACTTCGTGATTCAAGATGCATTAGCTGAAGGTTCTGTAGTGCAAGTACTGGAAGATTGGACCATCAAGAGTAATTACCATGGAGCTATCGCGATGCAGTTTGCTCAAACCAAGTATATGCCCGCCCGATTACGTGTGTTTATTGATTACGCGATGGAACACTTAGGTGACAAACTGGCAGGAGAAATAAACTGA
- a CDS encoding cysteine dioxygenase — translation MQRTDITPTQSPALAALINNDYELNFQEFMDQIQLANKPMSLASIRFILDNIELSKEEIKSLASFDKETYCRQRLFKNDHCEVLILSWLNGQRSKIHDHLNTSCGVKVLHGQATETLFETAANGHIFASQSTHFQEGSVTVSKDNDIHQISNLQAGDEPLITLHVYSPPLSQFHLYQLESGKSELLDIQQECWAYEI, via the coding sequence TTGCAACGTACTGATATCACCCCAACGCAATCTCCCGCGTTAGCCGCGTTAATTAATAACGATTACGAGCTTAATTTCCAAGAGTTTATGGACCAAATACAACTGGCAAATAAACCCATGTCTCTGGCTTCTATTCGGTTCATATTGGATAACATCGAACTGAGTAAAGAAGAGATCAAGTCGTTGGCGAGTTTTGATAAAGAAACATACTGCCGACAAAGGCTTTTCAAAAATGACCACTGCGAAGTTTTAATTTTGAGTTGGCTAAATGGGCAAAGAAGTAAAATACACGATCATTTGAATACGTCTTGTGGCGTAAAGGTTCTACATGGGCAAGCAACGGAAACCTTGTTTGAAACAGCGGCTAATGGCCATATTTTTGCTTCTCAGTCGACTCATTTCCAAGAGGGCAGTGTGACCGTTAGTAAAGATAATGATATCCATCAGATATCGAATCTACAGGCTGGCGATGAGCCGCTCATTACGTTGCACGTGTATTCTCCCCCTTTAAGTCAGTTCCACCTCTATCAGCTAGAGAGCGGCAAGTCGGAACTGCTCGATATACAACAAGAGTGCTGGGCCTACGAGATCTAA
- a CDS encoding helix-turn-helix domain-containing protein: protein MNKENFPIELKRLRESISISQEEFAELLSNSHRAFFGVNQVMVSQWERSKTLPSFVRRLGIASFFQVDYDFSVEEMVQVKAATKNVERPFSVDIGYDYEVTSVESYSMGVLPAKRLKSIQGMHLKTYGKDFIEVSQHLGVKKEDMQVLCFLFKGVIIGHVVYDGLSKMLCSVGAVSIVIRRKIFDYMADNLSNTEFRFPTLDPAMCQFLYDLYLEPYMSKLGMPFFKADIKKVVKNPFSQNIQNKHDIYFKYIRYHDLKQKKKSVEFVLSSSL, encoded by the coding sequence ATGAATAAAGAAAATTTCCCAATAGAGTTAAAGCGACTTCGTGAATCCATCTCCATTTCGCAGGAAGAATTTGCAGAATTGCTTTCCAATTCTCATCGAGCGTTTTTTGGTGTCAATCAGGTAATGGTGAGTCAGTGGGAAAGGTCAAAGACGCTGCCTAGTTTTGTTCGTCGCCTTGGTATTGCGAGCTTCTTTCAGGTCGACTATGACTTTTCAGTAGAAGAAATGGTACAGGTGAAAGCGGCAACCAAGAACGTGGAGCGTCCATTTAGTGTTGATATTGGGTATGACTATGAGGTGACTAGCGTTGAGTCATATAGCATGGGAGTGCTTCCAGCGAAAAGGCTTAAGTCGATTCAAGGGATGCATCTAAAAACCTATGGCAAAGATTTTATCGAGGTTTCTCAGCATCTGGGTGTGAAAAAAGAAGATATGCAGGTGCTTTGTTTTCTTTTCAAGGGAGTCATTATTGGTCATGTGGTGTATGACGGCTTAAGTAAGATGCTTTGCAGTGTTGGCGCCGTTAGCATTGTGATTCGTCGTAAGATCTTCGATTACATGGCGGATAATTTGTCTAATACTGAGTTTCGGTTTCCAACCCTTGATCCTGCTATGTGTCAGTTCCTGTATGACCTGTATTTAGAGCCTTACATGAGCAAGCTTGGTATGCCGTTTTTCAAGGCAGATATAAAGAAAGTGGTGAAAAATCCCTTTTCTCAGAACATCCAAAACAAACACGATATCTACTTTAAGTACATCCGTTACCATGACCTCAAGCAGAAGAAAAAAAGCGTCGAGTTTGTTTTAAGCTCGAGCCTGTAA
- a CDS encoding EAL domain-containing protein has translation MTLSDHIIQEAFENGWYTCFYQPKVQPSVEKVTGVEALFRLDIPEEGVFSPGVFIDRAFALGYEEEIFFSVLEQSLTEVKSLSVHLNLAVNISKKVLANPDNVQKVRELLWNASFKAEQLTFELSENDQLDEQLCKQIKRFKSLGVRISIDDFGIGYSDINKVISLNVDEVKFDKSIVNSIEPASSDLVKRTLAYCKESGIETVAEGVEDTDTRRLIHQLGFDRYQGFLYSKPLPLTDLRLVM, from the coding sequence ATGACCCTATCCGATCACATCATCCAAGAAGCCTTCGAAAACGGCTGGTACACCTGCTTTTATCAGCCAAAGGTTCAGCCGAGTGTCGAGAAAGTGACTGGGGTTGAAGCGCTGTTTCGTTTAGATATTCCAGAAGAAGGGGTTTTCTCTCCAGGTGTGTTTATCGATCGTGCGTTTGCGTTGGGTTATGAAGAAGAGATCTTTTTTAGTGTGCTGGAGCAGTCGTTAACAGAGGTAAAATCGCTTTCTGTTCACTTAAACTTAGCGGTGAACATCAGTAAGAAAGTACTGGCGAATCCAGATAACGTGCAGAAAGTTCGTGAGTTACTTTGGAATGCCTCTTTCAAGGCCGAGCAACTTACTTTTGAACTCAGTGAAAATGATCAATTAGATGAGCAGCTTTGTAAGCAGATAAAGCGCTTTAAGTCTCTGGGAGTCAGAATTTCTATCGACGATTTTGGTATTGGTTACTCAGACATCAATAAGGTGATTAGCCTTAATGTCGATGAAGTGAAGTTCGATAAGTCGATTGTGAATAGTATTGAGCCAGCAAGCTCCGATTTAGTTAAGCGCACTTTGGCGTACTGCAAAGAGTCTGGCATTGAAACCGTTGCGGAAGGCGTTGAAGACACAGATACACGTCGACTGATCCACCAGCTAGGGTTTGATCGCTACCAAGGCTTTTTGTACTCAAAACCTCTACCTTTAACCGACCTAAGGTTGGTCATGTAG
- a CDS encoding glycine C-acetyltransferase, producing MSSAFYQQIQTQIEEVKEEGLYKSERIITSAQKAAVSISTGEEVLNFCANNYLGLANHPDLIEAAKDGMDQHGFGMASVRFICGTQDSHKELEQKLSTFLGKEDTILYTSCFDANAGLFETILGKEDAIISDALNHASIIDGVRLCKAMRFRYSNNNMEELEQQLIAAKEAGARHTLIVTDGVFSMDGVVANLPAICDLADKYGALVMVDDSHAVGFMGENGAGTHEFHNVVDRIDIITGTLGKAMGGASGGYTSGKKEVIDWLRQRSRPYLFSNSVAPAIVSASIRVLDLLAESGDLRTQLWENSAHFRTRMEAAGFTMGGADHAIIPIMLGDAKVAAEFAERALEKGIYVVGFSFPVVPKGQARIRTQMSAAHSREQLDRAIDAFIQVGKDMAII from the coding sequence ATGTCTTCTGCATTTTACCAACAGATTCAAACTCAAATCGAAGAAGTTAAAGAAGAAGGTCTTTACAAGTCTGAGCGCATTATCACTTCTGCTCAAAAAGCAGCGGTTTCTATCTCGACTGGTGAAGAAGTACTAAACTTCTGTGCAAACAACTACTTAGGCCTTGCTAACCACCCTGACCTTATCGAAGCTGCTAAAGACGGTATGGATCAACACGGTTTTGGTATGGCTTCTGTTCGTTTCATCTGTGGTACTCAAGACTCTCACAAAGAACTAGAGCAAAAGCTATCTACGTTCCTTGGTAAAGAAGACACTATTCTTTACACATCTTGTTTTGATGCAAACGCTGGCCTATTCGAAACGATTCTAGGCAAAGAAGACGCAATCATTTCTGATGCTCTAAACCACGCATCTATCATTGATGGTGTTCGTCTATGTAAAGCAATGCGCTTCCGTTACTCGAACAACAACATGGAAGAGCTAGAGCAGCAACTTATCGCAGCTAAAGAAGCGGGTGCACGTCACACGCTTATCGTAACTGACGGTGTGTTCTCAATGGACGGCGTAGTCGCTAACCTTCCTGCTATCTGTGACCTTGCTGACAAGTACGGTGCACTAGTGATGGTTGATGATTCTCACGCAGTTGGCTTCATGGGTGAAAACGGCGCTGGTACTCACGAGTTCCACAACGTTGTTGACCGTATCGACATCATCACAGGTACGCTTGGTAAAGCAATGGGTGGCGCTTCAGGCGGTTACACTTCTGGTAAGAAAGAAGTGATCGACTGGCTACGTCAGCGTTCTCGTCCATACTTATTCTCTAACTCTGTTGCGCCTGCAATCGTATCTGCGTCTATCCGTGTTCTAGATCTTCTAGCGGAATCTGGCGACCTACGTACTCAACTATGGGAAAACTCTGCTCACTTCCGTACTCGCATGGAAGCAGCTGGTTTCACTATGGGCGGTGCTGATCACGCAATCATCCCAATCATGCTGGGTGATGCAAAAGTAGCGGCTGAATTCGCAGAGCGCGCACTAGAGAAAGGCATCTACGTTGTAGGCTTCTCTTTCCCTGTAGTACCAAAAGGTCAAGCTCGTATCCGTACGCAAATGTCTGCTGCACACTCTCGTGAGCAATTGGATCGCGCAATTGATGCGTTCATCCAAGTTGGTAAAGACATGGCTATCATCTAA
- the tdh gene encoding L-threonine 3-dehydrogenase, giving the protein MKIKALSKLKPEEGIWMTEVEKPEMGHNDLLIRIKKTAICGTDVHIYNWDEWSQNTIPVPMVVGHEYVGEVVGIGQEVRGFEIGDRVSGEGHITCGHCRNCRGGRTHLCRNTTGVGVNRTGAFSEFLVIPAFNAFKIPAEISDDLASIFDPFGNAVHTALSFDLVGEDVLITGAGPIGIMAAAVAKHVGARHVVITDVNEYRLDLARQMGVTRAVNVMEEKLEDVMSDLGMTEGFDVGLEMSGNPSAFNSMLTNMNHGGKISLLGIPPSDMAVDWNQVIFKGLVIKGIYGREMFETWYKMASLIQSGLDLTPIITHHYKVDDFQKGFDMMRSGMSGKVILDWE; this is encoded by the coding sequence ATGAAAATTAAAGCACTTTCTAAGCTTAAGCCTGAAGAAGGCATCTGGATGACCGAGGTTGAAAAACCTGAAATGGGTCATAATGATCTTCTTATCCGTATTAAGAAAACCGCAATTTGTGGTACTGACGTACATATCTACAACTGGGATGAGTGGTCACAAAACACAATCCCAGTACCAATGGTAGTAGGTCACGAATACGTGGGTGAAGTTGTTGGCATCGGCCAAGAAGTTCGTGGTTTTGAAATCGGCGACCGTGTATCTGGCGAAGGTCACATCACATGTGGTCACTGTCGTAACTGTCGTGGCGGCCGTACTCACCTTTGTCGTAACACAACAGGTGTTGGTGTAAACCGCACTGGTGCGTTCTCTGAGTTCCTTGTGATTCCTGCGTTCAACGCATTTAAGATCCCTGCAGAAATCTCTGACGATCTAGCATCAATCTTTGACCCGTTTGGTAACGCAGTACATACAGCGCTTTCTTTCGACCTAGTAGGCGAAGACGTGCTGATCACTGGTGCTGGTCCAATCGGTATCATGGCTGCTGCTGTAGCTAAGCACGTTGGTGCTCGTCACGTTGTCATTACTGACGTAAACGAATACCGCCTAGACCTTGCTCGTCAAATGGGTGTAACTCGCGCAGTAAACGTGATGGAAGAGAAGCTTGAAGACGTAATGTCTGATCTTGGCATGACTGAAGGCTTCGATGTCGGCCTAGAAATGTCAGGTAACCCATCTGCGTTCAACAGCATGCTGACTAACATGAACCACGGCGGTAAGATCTCTCTATTAGGTATTCCACCATCAGACATGGCGGTAGACTGGAACCAAGTAATCTTCAAAGGCTTGGTTATCAAAGGTATCTACGGTCGTGAGATGTTCGAAACTTGGTACAAGATGGCTTCATTGATTCAATCTGGCCTAGATCTAACACCAATCATTACTCACCACTACAAAGTGGACGACTTCCAGAAAGGCTTCGACATGATGCGCTCTGGTATGTCAGGTAAGGTAATCCTAGATTGGGAATAA
- a CDS encoding lipoprotein, whose protein sequence is MKRVLALASLALVLTGCTNVTHVETGKQILLLEEVSNAALLTSYQPGVYEQMGMKDGYELYRPVAAETTNYIGSQNRYIAVKEIGNESEVCIPDSLNFFWCTTAPTKMIK, encoded by the coding sequence ATGAAACGTGTACTCGCGCTCGCTTCACTAGCTTTAGTTTTAACAGGCTGTACTAATGTGACTCATGTGGAAACGGGTAAGCAGATTCTGTTGCTAGAAGAAGTTTCCAACGCTGCTCTTCTGACTTCCTATCAGCCCGGAGTTTACGAGCAAATGGGTATGAAAGACGGTTATGAACTATATCGCCCTGTCGCGGCGGAAACGACGAACTATATTGGCTCACAAAACCGTTATATCGCAGTAAAAGAGATTGGTAATGAATCAGAAGTTTGCATTCCAGATTCGTTAAACTTTTTTTGGTGTACGACAGCACCAACAAAGATGATTAAATAG